The following DNA comes from Candidatus Methanomethylophilaceae archaeon.
GGCTTCTCGAAATCCATGCAGATGTCGAGCGCCTTATCCAGATCCAGTATGTTGTTGTAAGAGAGCTGCTTCCCGTGGAGCTGCTCCGCCTTGGCGACGGTTGTTCCGGGGGTGAACGGATCTTTGTAGAACGCCGCGGACTGGTTGGGATTCTCGCCGTACCTGAGGTCTTCCACTTTCTCCAACGGGATGGGGAAAGATTCCGGGAACCCTTGGCAGAAGCGGGGGTACATGCGGGATGCTATCATCGCGTCGTAATTGGCGGTGACGACGAAAGCCTCGGCCATCAGCCTCCCGAGGAGGTCCTCCGAGAGCTCGCCGGATTCTTTGAGCTGGCCGAGTATATCCCCATATTGAGACGGAGAAGTCACGACGGCCACGGACTGCCAGTTCTTGGCGGCCGCGCGGATCATGCTGGGCCCGCCGATGTCGATGTTCTCGACGATGTCCTCGAAAGAGACGTTCTCCTTGAGGACGGTCTGCTTGAAAGGATAGAGGTTGATGACAACCATGTCGATCGGCTCGATTCCTTTCTCCTTTATCGCCTGCATGTGCTCGGGGATGTCCCTGCGAGCGAGGATTCCGGCGTGGACTTTGGGATGCAGGGTTTTTACGCGCCCATCGAGCATCTCAGGAAATCCGGTGAGGTCCGATACCTCCGTGACCGCGATCCCATTCTCTTTCAGAAGCCTGTACGTTCCACCCGTTGATATTATGTCTACTCCGAGAGAGGAAAGGGACTTTGCGAAATCCACGATCCCATCCTTGTCAGAGACACTTATTATCGCTCTGCGAACTTTGGACAATAGTATACCCCCTCTTTCGAGGCTGCCATACTCATGTATGCACCGTAAGAATCGCTTCATCGTTAAAGGGACTTTCGCAATCGCTGGAAGCTATGCACAAAAAAGTCGGGCACGGCTAAAGGGGACCGCGCCCGGAAGCGGTTTGGGATCGAATACCGCCGCTGGCATCTGCTACCCAGCGACTTTATTCTGGAGCCCCTATTAGCTTTACATGATATTTAATGTTGTCTAACATGTTTCAGGCTCAAGTTGGATGAACCAGTTTATCGTCCCGCAAGCTTCTGGACACCTATTTAAGGGCGCACACGAATCCGAACGATGGAAATCTGAGGCCGATTCGCCTGCGGGGAGGGATGCGCACAATGAAGAAGAAGGATCTGGAGATCAGCCTGCAGAAAGTGGAGGGATTCGAATCCCCGGGCCCCTCTTTGGAGCAGTACATGACGCCCGCGACGATCGCCGCCGACATCATCTTCGACGCTTACCGCAGCGGAGACATCGCCGGGATGAAGGTGGTAGACCTCGGATGCGGCACGGGAATGCTTTCGATTGGGGCTTCCCTCATGGGCGCAGGCATGACGATAGGATTCGACAGATCGGAGAAGGCCCTGGAAACCGCGCGCAGGAATGCCGCATCCATGGGCGCGGACGTCGATTTCATCCTCAGCGATGTGGAAGAAGTGAAAGAGATGGCGGATACTGTGGTCATGAATCCCCCGTTCGGCTGCCAGAACAGGAATGCCGACCGCCCCTTTCTGGATAAGGCCATGGAACTGGCGGAATGCGTGTATTCCATCCATATGCTGGAGACCCTTGGATTCGTGAAGGAATACTGCGGGAAGAAGGGGCGCACGGTACGGTCTTATAAAATCTATAAGTACGAAATCCCTCATGTGTTTTCATTCCATACAAAGACGAAGAAGACGATTGACGTCGCTGTCGTCAATATAAGGTGAACATGATGGCAGATTCAGAAATGGTTTTTCCGGGTGATGAGGTCGCTGTTGAGGAGGAATACCTCGCATCCGATGGCACGTTCGCGGAGAATGGCATAGTTTATGCGTCCCAGATAGGTTTCCTCGAATTGGACGACAAAGATTGCGTCGCCAGGGTGATCACGCCCAACCCGCCCAACATCCTCGCTGAGGGAGACATAGTATACGCGATAGTGGCGGACATCAGGAACACCATGGCTACGGCCGATGTGGTGGCCAAAGACGGGACCGAAAGAGGGCTCGGATGCGAGACCTACGCTACCATCCACGTCTCCAAGATCTCCCCCAAATACACCGATGACGTCTCCAAAGAGCTCAGGAAAGGCGACTATATCAGAGCCAAAGTCACCGGCGTGAAGCCTTCGCTCCAGCTCACTACCAAAGACGACCATCTCGGCGTGATCAGATCCCTTTGCTATAAATGCAAGACCGAATTGGAGAGGAAAGGCGACGGCCTCTACTGCCCCGAATGCAGATATTCCACCTCCAGAAAGCTCGCCGACGACTACGGCGACGTGGTTCTCTGACATGAAAGCGGTGTCCCTTCTTTCCGGCGGGATAGACTCGCCCGTGGCATCCTACCTCATGGCGAAGGCCGGAGCGGAAGTCGTTCTGCTGCACATGGACAACAGCCCATACTGCGATGACAGAGCCCTGAAAAACGTCAAGGCCATAGCGGAGCAGCTCAGGAAATACACAGGAAAGGAATTCCCGCTGTATTCCGCCCCCCACGGGCCCTCCCAGACGGCCATACACGACTTCTGCGACAGCAATTACCAATGCGTCATGTGCAAGCGCGCCATGCAATTCACCGCCGGCAGATTCGCCGAGAGAATAGGCGCCAACGCGATAATAATGGGCGATTCCCTCGGCCAGGTGGCCTCCCAGACTCTGAAGAACATCCGCGCGGAGTTCAGCGGGATGAGAATCCCCATCGTAAGGCCCCTTATAGGCCTGGACAAAAATGAGATAATATCGATAGCCCGCGAGATCGGGACCTTCGACATCTCGATCTCCCCTTCGACGGGATGCACGATAGTGCCACATAGAGTAACGGTGGCCGCCGATCCGAAAAGGATAGAGTCCTTCGGCATAGACCTCGAAAAGCTGGCCGAAGAAGCTGCGGGCCAAGCCGTCCCCATCATCTGAGACGGCCTGGACCCGGAATCAGGCGCTTATGTTGCGTCTGGGATAGAATGCGGGGCAGGCGTCGATATCCTCGTCTTCATAGAGCATATCGATGGTGACACGGTCGATGTACATCGCCTGAACCCTGGAGATGTAAAGAGTATTGTCGCCGACTGGGATCTTGATGTCGGAATCTTTTGGCGCCTTGACGCTGATGGGGACGAGCGCGGGCCCCATGCACGCGGTGCAGACGCGGTAGTCGCAGCCTTCTTTTTTGATCAATTCGATGACGGCGTCGTCCACAGCGATTTCCATGCGGGTGGGTTATGATTTGTAGTTTATAGCGTTAACGTATGGTTCCCCGGGCCGCCCCGAAAAAAAAACAGCCACGTCGCCGGGCACATCGTCGGAGAGCTTGGCGCCGATGCCATTCAGAGAGACGACCCTGCGGTCAAGGATCACCGCCGCGCCGCGGTCCGCCTCCGACCTGATCAGCCTCCCTATGGCCTGCCTCATCTTTCTGGAAGCGGGAGCCGCGGACGCGAAAAGGCGCCCATCCCCGAAGCGCAGGTCGTAATAACGCTTCAGCGCGCGGAGCTTCGCCGTCGGCCTGGGGTAAGGGACCCCGACTATGACCGCCAATTCCATCGCCCTTCCCGGGAAATCTATGCCCTCCGATATCCTCCCGCCGAGGACGCAGTACAGCACACCGCGATCTGATGCGCGGAAAGCCTCCACCACGGACATCAGCTCCTCCTGCGGCGCTCCTTGGCGCTCGTAATAAGCCTCCCTGCCGATGCGCTCCGCCAATCCGTCGCCGATCATGCGCTCCATCACCCCGTAGGATTGGAAGAACACGGCCGCATTGACGTTGGCGGCTGTTACGGTCTCGTATATCAGATCCATTGTCCTGCGATAGTTCTCCTCGCGGAAACGGTCCTCATACCCCATGGAGACCTCGTCCGAATACAGCGTGAGAAGGTTCTCCGGAGGGAACAGACTTCCCAGCGACATCTTCAGCGGAGCGAAAAGGCCCATCTCCTCGATGTATGCATCCAACGGCTCCAAAGTCCCTGACATGTGTATGGATGAGCGGCATTCGTTGAGCGGCCAGGCCGCAGGGGACGGGTCCATGCAGTATGATTGGAACATAGGGTTGCCGGGATCGGCGATCAGCTTCACTCCCATCCCGCCGTCGTCCTCCATCCAGGACTGCAGAAATGCCGCCAAAGACCTCATGTAAGAGCGCGGTAGGCGCTTGGCCTGCTTCCTTCTCTCGGCTATGCTCTCCCCTATGGCAAACATCGCAGAGATGGCTCTGAAAATGGATGCCGACGGCGCCCCGAGGATTTCCATAAGCTCCTCTTCCAGAAAATACGGGGGAAGGATGCCGTCATCATCCACCATATATTCTCTGCATGCGTCGGAAAGCGCCTTGCCTATCGCGGAAATGATGTCTTTGGCGCGGATGTCCCCATGGAGATACGGATTCCCGTTGGCTTCCGCCTCCTTCTCCGCTCTCGCCAAAGTTGATGCCGACATGGATATGGTCTGGGCATCCCTCAGATAGCCCGGCAGATTGTGGGTCTCGTCGGCTATCATCACAGTCTCGCTCAATGGCGTCCCCATCCAGGTCTCCAAGGCCATCAGAGCCCCCGGGACGAACACGAAGGGGTATGGCGCGACTATCACGTCGGCCATCGGGAGCAGGAGCTTACGGAGCTCATATGGGCATACCCCGGCAGATTCGCACATGGCCGAGAATTCCTCAGGATCCGGGGAAGACTCCCTCAGTATCGCCGCCCAGCGGCCCAGATTTTCATCCAGGGTTTTGGAATAATATGGGCAGTGGCGTTCCCCGCCGCTATCCGCTTTCTTGTATTCGGAGCACAGCCTGGACAGTTCCTCAGGGGTTCCGCTTTCGAGCTCGGGGTCTCCGCGCATCATCGGGCAGGACCTCCAAGACCTTCCGCGCAGAGGGACGCAAAGAACACCGTTCCCGATGGCCGCGGCTTCCTTGGCTATCTGGAGCTGCTGGGATTTGGTGCGGGTCAGATAGATGACCTTGATACCTTTCTCTAAAGCAAAAGGCAATGCCCCGCAGAGGGAAGCTATGGTCTTGCCGGTTCCCGTGCCCGCCTCTATGACGGCGGACCTCCCTTCGCGGACCGCTGAATCGATGAAATGCACGAGTTCCGCCTGGCCGGGGCGGAACCCGTACGGAAAAAGGCTCATGCATCCGGTTTGCCGAGGGTTTTGAGGGCGTCCCATGCCTCAGGAGGAAGCTGGTCGTAGACGTTGGCTTCCTCGCTCTGCCCATCGTCGGACCTGTCTTCGCCGCGGATGAGCTTGTCGATGGCGTCCCTGTTGAACAGCCAGTAGTGTATCCTCCATTCCCTGCCGTCGTAGAGAGTGGTCTCCTCCCTTTCGGTGCTGAGGATCCGGGCGTCCTCCAGCATGTAGAAAGCGCCGCGATCCTGGGATTCGAGGACGTTGTCTATTATCCTGTCCGAGTAGCCGAAGAAATTGAGGACGCGGTGGGCCAGATCGTAGGCCTCCTCCTCGTCCATCCCGCGGCCGCCATCTATCCCGTTGCTGATGGCTTTCGTAAGGTCGTCGACGGTCAGTATTCCCAATTGGATCACTCCGTGAAGCGAACATACCTGACGTCATCGGTTCCGACTTCCTTGGCGATGGCGGATGCCAGGCCGGGGGTGACGTCGTGGTCGACGGTGAGGAACATAAGCGCCTTCTTGCCGGACCTTCCGACGGACATCTGGCCGATGTTGACCCCGGCTTTGCCGAGGTTGTTGCCGACGATCCCGATCACTCCGGGCGCGTCATCG
Coding sequences within:
- the purH gene encoding bifunctional phosphoribosylaminoimidazolecarboxamide formyltransferase/IMP cyclohydrolase, giving the protein MKRFLRCIHEYGSLERGGILLSKVRRAIISVSDKDGIVDFAKSLSSLGVDIISTGGTYRLLKENGIAVTEVSDLTGFPEMLDGRVKTLHPKVHAGILARRDIPEHMQAIKEKGIEPIDMVVINLYPFKQTVLKENVSFEDIVENIDIGGPSMIRAAAKNWQSVAVVTSPSQYGDILGQLKESGELSEDLLGRLMAEAFVVTANYDAMIASRMYPRFCQGFPESFPIPLEKVEDLRYGENPNQSAAFYKDPFTPGTTVAKAEQLHGKQLSYNNILDLDKALDICMDFEKPTAVVMKHTNPCGLASAGNIYDAFMTAYNVDPLSAFGCVICLNRNCDVATAQEISQHFVEAVICPDYEPGAAEIMEAKKNIRLLRTNSPICPSAKHREYKMKKVQGGMLVQTDEDVAIDPKNLKVVTNRAPTETEIAALMFAWKLAKHVTSNAVVYVREERAVGIGAGQMSRVDSAKIATMKANEPTKGCVMASDAFFPFRDGVDEAASAGVTAIIQPGGSIRDQEVIDAANEHGMAMVFTGCRVFRH
- a CDS encoding methyltransferase; this encodes MRTMKKKDLEISLQKVEGFESPGPSLEQYMTPATIAADIIFDAYRSGDIAGMKVVDLGCGTGMLSIGASLMGAGMTIGFDRSEKALETARRNAASMGADVDFILSDVEEVKEMADTVVMNPPFGCQNRNADRPFLDKAMELAECVYSIHMLETLGFVKEYCGKKGRTVRSYKIYKYEIPHVFSFHTKTKKTIDVAVVNIR
- a CDS encoding exosome complex RNA-binding protein Csl4; the encoded protein is MADSEMVFPGDEVAVEEEYLASDGTFAENGIVYASQIGFLELDDKDCVARVITPNPPNILAEGDIVYAIVADIRNTMATADVVAKDGTERGLGCETYATIHVSKISPKYTDDVSKELRKGDYIRAKVTGVKPSLQLTTKDDHLGVIRSLCYKCKTELERKGDGLYCPECRYSTSRKLADDYGDVVL
- a CDS encoding 7-cyano-7-deazaguanine synthase gives rise to the protein MKAVSLLSGGIDSPVASYLMAKAGAEVVLLHMDNSPYCDDRALKNVKAIAEQLRKYTGKEFPLYSAPHGPSQTAIHDFCDSNYQCVMCKRAMQFTAGRFAERIGANAIIMGDSLGQVASQTLKNIRAEFSGMRIPIVRPLIGLDKNEIISIAREIGTFDISISPSTGCTIVPHRVTVAADPKRIESFGIDLEKLAEEAAGQAVPII
- a CDS encoding ATP-dependent DNA helicase; this translates as MSLFPYGFRPGQAELVHFIDSAVREGRSAVIEAGTGTGKTIASLCGALPFALEKGIKVIYLTRTKSQQLQIAKEAAAIGNGVLCVPLRGRSWRSCPMMRGDPELESGTPEELSRLCSEYKKADSGGERHCPYYSKTLDENLGRWAAILRESSPDPEEFSAMCESAGVCPYELRKLLLPMADVIVAPYPFVFVPGALMALETWMGTPLSETVMIADETHNLPGYLRDAQTISMSASTLARAEKEAEANGNPYLHGDIRAKDIISAIGKALSDACREYMVDDDGILPPYFLEEELMEILGAPSASIFRAISAMFAIGESIAERRKQAKRLPRSYMRSLAAFLQSWMEDDGGMGVKLIADPGNPMFQSYCMDPSPAAWPLNECRSSIHMSGTLEPLDAYIEEMGLFAPLKMSLGSLFPPENLLTLYSDEVSMGYEDRFREENYRRTMDLIYETVTAANVNAAVFFQSYGVMERMIGDGLAERIGREAYYERQGAPQEELMSVVEAFRASDRGVLYCVLGGRISEGIDFPGRAMELAVIVGVPYPRPTAKLRALKRYYDLRFGDGRLFASAAPASRKMRQAIGRLIRSEADRGAAVILDRRVVSLNGIGAKLSDDVPGDVAVFFSGRPGEPYVNAINYKS